Within the Bacteroidales bacterium genome, the region CATGATCAACACCTGCCACTTTAACCATATGGTCGATATGATCTACAACATCTTGTACTGTTGCTAAAATAGGAGGGAAGAGTTTGTTTATTGAACGCCAAGCTTTACCTGCTTCTTTTTGCTGTTCATCCGATAGGTTTTCATAATTATTATATTTCTTACGAATAGCCATTCGCATACTGTCGGCTTGAGGATTAGTTGGGGTTTTCTTTATATAGGAACTTAAAATACAAACCTGAGCAACGCCACCATTTTCAGCTAATTTTATAAGCATATCATCGGTTAAATTTCTTGGAGAATCGCAAATAGCGCGTGAGCTTGAGTGAGACGCAATTACAGGAGATGTACTTAGTTCAATTACATCATAAAATGATTTATCTGAAATATGAGAAACATCAACGAGCATCCCTAAACGATTCATTTTTGCTATAACTTCTTTTCCAAACTTACTAACTCCATTATGCTCAATTGTATCTGTACTGGAATCGCAAAGGTCATTATTTTTGGTATGACAAAGAGTTATATAACGAGCTCCTCTTTTATAGAAAACATCAACATTATCTAACTTGCCTCCTAATGCGTAACCGTTTTCGATACCTATGTAGACAGCACGTTTCCCTTCTTTTTCTATGGAATAAATATCTTGAGCTTTTAATGCCAAACTGGCTATATCTTTATTTTTATCGAGCATGGAATAAATAGAATCGAAGATTTGATGTGTTTTGCTTGTA harbors:
- a CDS encoding dipeptidase — its product is MNKPFILFGIIMLFASCQTSEEKLIEKALKIHNKAITIDSHTDTPMLFTRESYDMSVRHDPYETSTKVDFPRMKEGGLDGIFMAVFLGQGPRDEEGHAKVTSKTHQIFDSIYSMLDKNKDIASLALKAQDIYSIEKEGKRAVYIGIENGYALGGKLDNVDVFYKRGARYITLCHTKNNDLCDSSTDTIEHNGVSKFGKEVIAKMNRLGMLVDVSHISDKSFYDVIELSTSPVIASHSSSRAICDSPRNLTDDMLIKLAENGGVAQVCILSSYIKKTPTNPQADSMRMAIRKKYNNYENLSDEQQKEAGKAWRSINKLFPPILATVQDVVDHIDHMVKVAGVDHVGIGTDFDGGGGVDGCFDDSELPNITIEMVRRGYNEEDIIKIWGGNFLRVLSENEELAKI